A single window of Meiothermus sp. DNA harbors:
- a CDS encoding phosphodiester glycosidase family protein, with protein MRPWLLLLGVFLPMSYAQTPPTPEGNPVLLPAGKLGLEVVQEKGALTFRKNGLEFTYVEGIGWAPPLDANLPPPQGMLLPAAVLRAVGLVAAPEARVRFSAEARRLRLVLDLPEGDAVQPVLSDLTPYPGRLELSLPYFVPGLEGVQPAGVELAARYEVQSTLVTLQAPPGRLYRYRSFLLESPRRYVLDVYYLELEREEAVQPGFRYRELWAWTPEPVRMYWLQALPGRWRLEPVGRPGERRVLPEMAPGALALLNGGYFDGRTGTPIGLWVRGGVPLSLPFGRSALFWQDDTVFAGLPRFNASVQLADGRTLRVGLNLARARYTAHTLPGPVGRTGENVHLVQGEQIVATYPAPFELPEGFWALTFPVEEPLARTGETLRLLVNLEPPVNYALEAGPLLIQSGTNVFSPTAEPFRDRAPVEAVAAQSAVAWTQDGALYFIVTEPMRPEALARTLQELGFWGAIRMDGGGSAQLWVKGQLKNPNGSLLGARPVVSGLALYPKP; from the coding sequence ATGCGGCCTTGGCTTTTGCTACTGGGTGTGTTTTTACCGATGTCCTACGCGCAAACCCCCCCTACCCCAGAGGGCAACCCGGTCTTGCTCCCGGCGGGCAAGCTGGGCCTCGAGGTGGTGCAGGAGAAGGGGGCCCTTACCTTCCGTAAAAATGGCCTCGAGTTCACCTACGTGGAAGGGATAGGCTGGGCCCCGCCCCTGGACGCCAACCTGCCCCCGCCGCAGGGAATGCTTTTGCCTGCGGCTGTCCTCCGCGCGGTGGGCCTGGTAGCGGCCCCGGAAGCGCGGGTACGTTTTTCGGCAGAGGCCCGCCGGCTGCGCCTGGTGCTGGATCTACCCGAGGGCGACGCAGTACAGCCCGTGCTCTCCGACCTGACGCCCTATCCGGGCCGGCTCGAGCTGAGCCTGCCCTACTTTGTACCGGGCCTCGAGGGGGTGCAGCCTGCAGGAGTCGAGCTGGCGGCCCGCTACGAGGTACAAAGCACCCTGGTCACCCTCCAGGCTCCGCCGGGCCGTCTTTACCGCTATCGCAGCTTCTTGCTCGAGAGCCCCCGCCGCTACGTGCTGGACGTGTACTACCTCGAGCTCGAGCGCGAGGAGGCGGTGCAGCCGGGCTTCCGCTACCGCGAGCTGTGGGCCTGGACGCCCGAGCCGGTGCGGATGTACTGGCTTCAGGCCCTGCCGGGCCGCTGGCGCCTGGAGCCCGTAGGCCGCCCCGGCGAGCGGCGGGTGCTACCGGAGATGGCCCCGGGGGCGCTGGCCCTGCTCAATGGGGGCTACTTCGATGGCCGTACCGGCACCCCCATCGGCCTGTGGGTGCGCGGGGGAGTGCCCCTCAGCCTCCCCTTTGGGCGCAGCGCCCTGTTCTGGCAAGACGATACGGTGTTCGCCGGCCTGCCCCGCTTCAATGCCTCGGTACAACTCGCCGATGGGCGCACGCTGCGGGTGGGGCTGAACCTGGCCCGGGCCCGCTACACCGCCCACACCCTGCCGGGGCCGGTGGGGCGGACGGGCGAGAACGTGCACCTGGTACAAGGTGAGCAGATTGTGGCTACCTACCCCGCGCCCTTCGAACTGCCCGAGGGCTTCTGGGCCCTGACCTTTCCCGTCGAGGAGCCCCTGGCCCGCACCGGCGAGACCCTGCGGCTGTTGGTGAACCTCGAGCCCCCTGTCAACTATGCGCTGGAGGCCGGCCCTTTGCTCATCCAAAGCGGCACCAACGTCTTTAGCCCTACCGCCGAACCCTTCCGCGACCGTGCCCCGGTGGAGGCAGTGGCCGCGCAGTCGGCGGTGGCCTGGACGCAGGACGGCGCGCTTTACTTCATCGTGACCGAGCCCATGCGCCCCGAGGCACTGGCCCGCACTTTGCAGGAACTGGGCTTCTGGGGAGCCATCCGCATGGATGGGGGCGGCTCGGCACAGCTTTGGGTCAAAGGTCAACTAAAAAACCCCAACGGCAGCCTGCTGGGGGCGCGTCCGGTGGTGAGCGGACTGGCCCTGTATCCCAAGCCCTGA
- the bshA gene encoding N-acetyl-alpha-D-glucosaminyl L-malate synthase BshA, with protein MNIAILCHASAGGSGVVATELALALAGLGHTVHVVATERPFRLTEERLSELGLSSNLLSTGQNPVGRLGRIFQESRKSVARWLGLLKKPLGAGSLHFHQVLSADYPLFQEPLTPLTAANSIAELIERFKIELVHAHYAIPHATSAILAREMGLPIKVVTTLHGTDVTLVGQEPAFSKTTQHAVRTSDAVTAVSQSLAQDARAKLGVEREIEVIYNWVDPERFKPNRDPTYRARFAQPEEAIVMHVSNFRSVKRPLDALRVFAGIAERMPARMLMIGEGPLRQEAIELAHELEIAGRVQFLESTPGIEKFMSVADLFLLPSEQESFGLVALEAMASGVPVVASRVGGLPELIEEGKTGLLRPMGDVQGMLEASLEILQNRTRRRNMGEAARARAIERFRPEVVLPRYLEVYEKTLEASPLQS; from the coding sequence ATGAACATAGCGATTCTCTGCCATGCCAGTGCAGGAGGTTCGGGGGTGGTGGCCACCGAGCTGGCCCTGGCCCTGGCCGGACTGGGCCATACCGTGCACGTGGTGGCCACCGAGCGGCCCTTCCGCCTAACCGAGGAGCGGCTGAGCGAGCTGGGCCTGAGCAGTAACCTGCTCTCTACCGGGCAAAACCCCGTGGGTCGGCTGGGCCGCATCTTCCAGGAGTCGCGCAAGAGCGTGGCCCGCTGGCTGGGGCTTCTGAAAAAACCCCTGGGGGCCGGCTCGCTGCACTTTCACCAGGTGCTCTCAGCGGACTACCCCCTGTTCCAGGAGCCCCTCACCCCGCTCACCGCGGCCAACTCCATCGCCGAGCTGATCGAGCGCTTCAAGATAGAGCTAGTACATGCCCACTACGCCATTCCTCATGCCACCAGCGCCATTCTGGCCCGCGAGATGGGGCTGCCCATCAAAGTGGTGACCACCCTGCACGGTACCGACGTAACCCTGGTGGGCCAGGAGCCCGCTTTCTCCAAGACCACCCAGCACGCTGTACGCACCTCGGATGCGGTGACGGCGGTCTCACAATCGCTGGCCCAGGATGCCCGGGCCAAATTGGGGGTGGAGCGCGAGATCGAGGTGATCTACAACTGGGTAGACCCCGAGCGTTTCAAGCCCAACCGTGACCCCACGTACCGGGCCCGTTTTGCCCAGCCTGAAGAAGCCATTGTAATGCACGTGTCCAACTTCCGCTCGGTTAAGCGCCCGCTGGACGCCCTGCGGGTGTTCGCCGGTATAGCCGAGCGGATGCCCGCGCGGATGCTTATGATCGGGGAAGGGCCTTTGCGCCAGGAAGCCATCGAGCTGGCCCATGAACTCGAGATTGCCGGGCGGGTACAGTTTTTGGAGTCCACCCCCGGCATCGAAAAGTTCATGAGCGTGGCCGACTTGTTCTTGTTGCCCTCCGAGCAGGAGTCCTTTGGCTTGGTGGCCCTGGAGGCCATGGCCAGCGGGGTGCCGGTGGTGGCAAGCCGGGTGGGGGGCCTGCCGGAGCTGATCGAGGAGGGCAAAACCGGCTTATTGCGCCCGATGGGCGATGTGCAGGGGATGCTCGAGGCCAGCCTGGAAATTTTGCAGAACCGCACCCGCCGCCGCAACATGGGCGAGGCCGCCCGCGCCCGGGCTATCGAACGTTTCCGGCCCGAGGTGGTGCTGCCCCGCTATCTCGAGGTCTACGAGAAAACCCTCGAGGCCTCCCCCTTACAAAGCTAG
- a CDS encoding IS5 family transposase: MNRRAYPSDVRDEEWALVLPYLTLAPLEAPQRKYDLREVFNALRWMVRTGAQWDYLPHDFPPPHIVQAQAYRWMNRGVFEDLVHDLRMTLRMLQGKAAHPSAAIYDARTLQSTPQSGERAGYDGYKRRKGSKVHLAVDTLGHLLALVVTAASEQERAQVGALSQQVQEVTGEQVEVAFVDQGYTGEEAAQAAEAEGIALCVVKVEGAKRGFVLLPKRWVVERSFAWTSRFRRLARDYERLAETLRGWHWLAFSILMTAKTVELLRTAS; the protein is encoded by the coding sequence ATGAACCGCCGTGCTTACCCATCGGACGTCCGTGATGAGGAATGGGCTCTGGTGCTGCCCTATTTGACCCTCGCCCCGCTGGAAGCACCCCAGCGCAAGTACGACCTGCGCGAAGTGTTCAACGCCCTGCGCTGGATGGTTCGAACCGGTGCTCAGTGGGACTACCTGCCCCACGACTTCCCACCCCCCCATATCGTTCAGGCGCAAGCCTACCGCTGGATGAACCGGGGGGTCTTCGAAGACCTGGTACACGACCTGCGCATGACCCTGCGAATGCTCCAGGGCAAAGCCGCCCATCCCAGCGCTGCCATCTACGATGCTCGCACCCTACAGTCCACCCCGCAAAGTGGGGAGCGGGCCGGATACGATGGGTACAAACGACGCAAGGGAAGCAAAGTTCACCTGGCGGTAGATACCCTGGGGCATCTGCTGGCCCTGGTAGTAACGGCGGCCAGTGAACAGGAACGGGCCCAGGTGGGAGCCCTCAGTCAACAGGTGCAGGAAGTGACGGGGGAGCAGGTGGAAGTGGCCTTTGTGGATCAGGGTTACACTGGGGAGGAAGCGGCACAAGCGGCAGAGGCGGAAGGCATCGCCCTGTGTGTGGTCAAGGTGGAAGGGGCCAAACGAGGATTCGTGCTGCTGCCGAAGCGTTGGGTGGTGGAACGTTCGTTTGCCTGGACATCCCGGTTTCGCAGGCTGGCGCGAGACTATGAGCGGCTGGCTGAGACCTTGCGAGGTTGGCACTGGTTGGCTTTTTCGATTCTGATGACAGCGAAAACTGTGGAGCTTTTACGAACAGCTAGTTAG
- a CDS encoding LysR family transcriptional regulator, with translation MRLNPRYLVVFCVVAELRSLSRAAEVLHLSQPAVSKTLKALEEAVRQPLYERTPQGITLTEAGKALLPYACAVNRSLAQATRFIEEKRHQRIPGLEVGLAWSLIPRYQVALLDWARAQEGRCEFQLTHGTTLELIGQVYQRDLDGALVLGGSEALPEPLEARRLTAEEAVLIVAPSHPWANMGGVALGLLEDMPVLVPQRNSRLRLRLEQFLERHGIVPERLVECGSLYGVKTAAAAGLGVGVAARSFVQPEVEAGTLRALFIEDPGFSLGVHWITHPEASLGVAIRELLGLLWRSLRAAN, from the coding sequence ATGCGCCTAAACCCTCGGTATTTGGTGGTATTTTGCGTGGTGGCCGAACTCAGGAGCCTGAGCCGGGCTGCCGAGGTACTGCACCTGAGCCAACCTGCAGTGAGCAAGACCCTGAAGGCCCTTGAGGAGGCTGTGCGCCAGCCCCTTTACGAACGCACCCCCCAGGGCATCACCCTGACCGAGGCCGGCAAGGCCCTGCTGCCCTATGCTTGCGCGGTGAATCGCAGCCTGGCCCAGGCCACCCGCTTTATCGAAGAAAAGCGACATCAGCGCATCCCCGGCCTCGAGGTGGGCCTGGCCTGGAGCCTGATTCCACGCTACCAGGTCGCGCTTTTGGACTGGGCCCGTGCGCAGGAGGGGCGCTGCGAGTTTCAACTGACCCACGGCACCACGCTCGAGCTCATCGGCCAGGTGTACCAGCGCGACCTGGACGGGGCGCTGGTGTTGGGCGGCAGCGAAGCCCTGCCGGAGCCCCTGGAAGCCCGCCGCCTGACCGCCGAGGAGGCGGTGTTGATCGTGGCCCCTTCGCACCCCTGGGCAAATATGGGGGGGGTGGCGCTGGGTTTGTTGGAAGATATGCCGGTGCTGGTACCCCAGCGCAACTCGCGTTTGCGTTTGCGCCTCGAGCAGTTCCTCGAGCGCCACGGCATTGTGCCCGAGCGTCTGGTGGAGTGTGGCAGTCTGTATGGGGTCAAGACCGCCGCCGCTGCCGGGCTAGGGGTGGGGGTAGCCGCCCGCTCGTTTGTCCAGCCCGAGGTGGAGGCCGGCACCCTGCGGGCCCTATTCATCGAAGACCCCGGCTTCTCGCTGGGGGTACACTGGATTACCCACCCCGAAGCCTCGCTAGGCGTAGCGATCCGCGAGCTGTTGGGGCTTTTATGGCGCTCCCTTAGAGCCGCTAACTAG
- a CDS encoding FAD/NAD(P)-binding oxidoreductase, giving the protein MIIREEKALGVRGQIKERLHHKILIVGGGTAGLTVAAQLRRKGVEDVAVLEPSNKHYYQAAWTLVGAGTYRPEATVRPQERLIPTGVRWVQDHAEEIDPSAQVVRTRGGREIGYDFLVVAAGIQLDWHKIEGLEETLGKNGVSSNYRYDLAPQTWGFIQQLKGGVALFSAPSTPIKCGGAPQKIMYLTADYARRKGLAKDTQVIFGSAGTTIFGVPEIKNVLDRVIARYGIETRFHHELVAVNGEKKEATYEFTPNHPEVKARPSAPRPRVTIPFDFLHVVPPQSAPDFLKQSPLADPSTPLGWVQVDKHTLQHVRFPNVFSLGDASSLPTSKTGAAIRKQAPVLVENLLAVMQGQAPSKQYNGYTSCPLVTAYGKMFLAEFIYDNLWHPTLPINTQKERYDMWLLKKHGLPFMYWNLMLKGRA; this is encoded by the coding sequence ATGATTATAAGGGAGGAGAAAGCACTTGGGGTAAGGGGCCAGATCAAGGAGCGGCTCCATCACAAAATCCTGATTGTAGGCGGGGGCACTGCGGGCCTTACGGTTGCGGCCCAACTCCGCCGCAAAGGGGTGGAGGACGTGGCCGTACTCGAGCCCTCTAACAAGCACTACTACCAGGCCGCTTGGACGCTGGTGGGCGCCGGCACCTACCGCCCCGAAGCCACGGTGCGGCCTCAGGAGCGCCTGATTCCTACGGGCGTGCGCTGGGTTCAAGACCACGCCGAAGAAATAGATCCCTCGGCTCAGGTGGTGCGTACCCGCGGCGGCCGGGAAATCGGCTACGACTTTTTGGTGGTTGCGGCCGGTATCCAACTCGACTGGCACAAAATCGAGGGGCTGGAGGAAACCCTGGGCAAAAACGGCGTAAGCAGCAACTACCGCTACGATCTCGCCCCCCAAACCTGGGGCTTTATCCAGCAACTCAAGGGCGGAGTGGCCCTCTTCAGCGCCCCCAGCACGCCCATCAAGTGCGGCGGCGCCCCCCAAAAAATCATGTACCTGACCGCCGACTACGCCCGCCGTAAGGGCCTGGCCAAAGATACCCAGGTCATCTTCGGCTCGGCCGGCACTACCATCTTCGGGGTACCCGAAATCAAGAACGTGCTGGATCGGGTGATTGCCCGCTACGGCATCGAAACCCGCTTCCATCACGAGTTGGTAGCGGTAAACGGCGAGAAAAAAGAGGCCACCTACGAGTTCACTCCCAATCACCCCGAGGTTAAGGCCCGCCCCAGCGCCCCCCGGCCCCGCGTCACCATCCCCTTCGACTTTTTGCACGTGGTGCCCCCGCAAAGCGCCCCGGACTTCCTCAAGCAAAGCCCCCTCGCCGACCCCAGCACCCCCCTCGGCTGGGTGCAGGTAGACAAGCACACCCTCCAACATGTGCGCTTCCCCAACGTATTTAGCTTGGGTGACGCCAGCAGCCTGCCCACCTCCAAGACCGGGGCGGCCATCCGCAAGCAGGCCCCAGTGCTGGTGGAAAACCTGTTAGCGGTGATGCAGGGCCAAGCGCCCTCTAAGCAGTACAATGGCTATACTTCCTGCCCCCTGGTGACGGCCTATGGCAAGATGTTTTTGGCCGAGTTTATCTACGACAATCTCTGGCACCCCACCCTGCCCATCAACACCCAAAAAGAGCGCTA